Proteins encoded by one window of Synechococcus sp. WH 7805:
- a CDS encoding 16S rRNA (uracil(1498)-N(3))-methyltransferase produces MAERRRLLIEPARLRSAQALSRIGLTVAEARYLKRVLRLRPGAEVHVVSGCGQLFSTRLTTEGDLALDSELGALPYTVAAPHPPLGLAVSLMRRGMDEVMRMACELGVDRLQPLQAQRCVPQAEYRPDRWGVILREAVEQCERLWAPELLPVLSTDDWWGNPSAEHLRLIAVTRDQACSDLSTLLAVTKSLPDGCWITIGPEGGWTSAELRSAAEAGWCGVGLGDTILRSSTAAVAATTALCSWRREVQRS; encoded by the coding sequence GTGGCTGAGCGACGGCGGCTGCTGATTGAACCCGCCAGGCTTCGTAGCGCTCAGGCGCTGAGCCGCATTGGGCTCACCGTGGCGGAGGCGCGTTACCTCAAGCGAGTGCTCCGCTTGCGGCCCGGTGCTGAGGTGCACGTCGTGAGTGGTTGCGGCCAGTTGTTCAGCACTCGACTCACAACAGAGGGTGATCTTGCGCTGGATAGTGAACTTGGCGCGCTCCCTTACACCGTTGCAGCACCCCACCCACCGTTAGGGCTGGCCGTGTCCTTGATGCGCCGCGGTATGGATGAGGTGATGCGCATGGCCTGCGAGCTGGGGGTGGATCGCTTGCAACCTCTTCAGGCCCAACGCTGTGTACCGCAGGCGGAGTACAGGCCTGATCGCTGGGGAGTGATCCTGCGCGAGGCGGTAGAGCAGTGTGAACGACTCTGGGCTCCTGAGCTTCTGCCTGTCCTGTCGACCGACGACTGGTGGGGCAACCCTTCCGCGGAGCACCTCCGCCTGATCGCGGTGACCCGTGATCAGGCCTGTTCTGATCTGTCGACTCTGTTGGCGGTCACGAAGTCCTTGCCTGATGGCTGCTGGATCACGATCGGGCCTGAGGGTGGCTGGACCAGCGCAGAGCTTCGCTCCGCAGCCGAGGCCGGCTGGTGTGGAGTGGGCCTCGGTGACACGATCCTGCGCAGCTCAACGGCGGCAGTGGCTGCAACCACGGCTCTCTGCAGTTGGAGGCGAGAGGTTCAGCGCTCCTGA
- a CDS encoding DUF3531 family protein: protein MHVRFREVDPFNCWLWLRFSEVPSQGERNYVDGIFDSWYVLGRLGGFNAESMQVHEEGDELSWMSYDNEESTSVMPALMHNMGQLEYEQDWARCWVDLGTSDGFSLDVLINALRQLDSDLVQIEELLIGGVNEDWPVEDHPDSIFPGMT from the coding sequence ATGCACGTTCGCTTCCGAGAGGTTGATCCCTTCAACTGCTGGCTCTGGCTGCGCTTCAGCGAAGTTCCTAGCCAAGGTGAGCGCAACTATGTCGATGGAATCTTCGACAGCTGGTACGTGCTGGGAAGGCTTGGAGGCTTCAATGCGGAATCCATGCAGGTGCACGAAGAGGGTGATGAGCTCAGCTGGATGAGTTACGACAATGAAGAGTCCACCTCAGTGATGCCGGCGTTGATGCACAACATGGGCCAACTCGAGTATGAGCAGGATTGGGCTCGTTGCTGGGTCGATCTTGGAACGAGTGATGGGTTCTCCCTTGATGTGCTGATCAACGCCTTGCGTCAACTCGATTCTGATCTTGTACAGATCGAGGAACTCTTGATCGGAGGCGTGAATGAGGATTGGCCAGTTGAGGACCATCCAGACAGCATCTTCCCGGGTATGACCTGA